One window of Campylobacter sp. RM12651 genomic DNA carries:
- a CDS encoding acetyl-CoA carboxylase carboxyltransferase subunit alpha, with protein sequence MAAYLDFEKNIQQLDEDIINANIKGDIEAVKILKKNLEKELTKTYKNLSDFQKLQLARHPDRPYSLDYVRIILKNAHELHGDRAFRDDPAIVCFAGYIGEQKVMLIGEQKGRGTKYKLHRNFGMPHPEGYRKVLRFAKMAEKFKIPIVFLVDTPGAYPGVGAEERGQSEAIATNLYELSALKTIIISIVIGEGGSGGALALGVADKLAMLKNSVFSVISPEGCAAILWNDPSKSEAATKAMKISADDLYEQGLIDDIIEEGIAHRNKEITANNIQNYVLEKIEELKPLNLDELVAKRMQKILKLGSFNEDK encoded by the coding sequence ATGGCAGCTTATTTAGATTTTGAGAAAAATATTCAACAATTAGATGAAGATATTATTAATGCTAATATTAAAGGCGATATAGAAGCAGTTAAGATTTTAAAAAAGAATTTAGAAAAAGAATTAACAAAAACCTATAAAAACTTAAGTGATTTTCAAAAGCTACAGCTAGCAAGACATCCTGATAGACCATATTCTCTTGATTATGTGAGAATAATTTTAAAAAATGCCCATGAATTACATGGAGATAGGGCATTTAGAGATGACCCTGCTATAGTTTGTTTTGCTGGTTATATTGGCGAGCAAAAAGTAATGTTAATAGGCGAACAAAAAGGTCGTGGAACAAAATATAAATTACATAGAAATTTCGGTATGCCACATCCAGAGGGTTATCGTAAGGTTTTAAGATTTGCTAAAATGGCTGAAAAATTTAAAATACCTATTGTATTTTTAGTAGATACTCCAGGTGCTTATCCTGGAGTAGGAGCTGAAGAGCGTGGTCAAAGTGAGGCAATTGCTACAAATTTATATGAATTAAGCGCTTTAAAAACAATAATTATTTCTATAGTAATTGGAGAAGGCGGAAGTGGCGGAGCTTTAGCTTTAGGTGTAGCTGATAAATTAGCTATGCTTAAAAATTCAGTGTTTTCTGTAATATCTCCTGAAGGTTGTGCTGCTATATTATGGAATGACCCAAGTAAAAGTGAAGCTGCAACAAAGGCTATGAAAATAAGTGCTGATGATTTATATGAGCAAGGATTAATAGATGATATTATAGAAGAAGGCATTGCTCATAGAAACAAAGAGATTACTGCAAATAATATACAAAATTATGTTTTAGAAAAAATAGAAGAACTAAAACCATTAAATCTTGATGAATTGGTTGCAAAAAGAATGCAAAAAATTCTCAAATTGGGTTCTTTTAATGAAGACAAATAA
- a CDS encoding (2Fe-2S)-binding protein: MKIKTYINDKFYELHIDPRMSLLELIRNVLQLSGTKEGCSVGECGACAVLVDGKNVNSCIYLAAWADGKKITTIEGLTPFDGLSLLQENFVKNGAVQCGFCTPGFIISSTALLSKNKMPTKFEIRRGVSGNLCRCTGYKKIFQAIEDTANNAK; this comes from the coding sequence ATGAAAATTAAAACTTATATAAATGATAAATTTTATGAATTACACATTGACCCTAGAATGTCATTGCTTGAATTAATAAGAAATGTATTGCAACTAAGTGGAACTAAAGAAGGCTGTAGTGTTGGTGAATGTGGAGCTTGTGCTGTTTTAGTTGATGGTAAAAATGTAAATAGCTGTATTTATTTAGCAGCTTGGGCTGATGGTAAAAAAATAACTACTATAGAAGGTTTAACCCCTTTTGATGGCTTAAGTCTTTTACAAGAAAATTTTGTAAAAAATGGTGCTGTTCAGTGTGGATTTTGCACTCCTGGGTTTATTATTTCATCAACTGCTTTGCTTAGTAAAAATAAAATGCCTACTAAGTTTGAAATAAGGCGAGGTGTGTCTGGTAATCTATGTCGTTGCACAGGATATAAAAAAATCTTTCAAGCCATAGAAGATACTGCAAATAATGCTAAATGA
- the yqeB gene encoding selenium-dependent molybdenum cofactor biosynthesis protein YqeB yields the protein MSEFVIIRGAGDIASGIAARLFRAGFKILLLECLKPSSIRTKVCFSQAVYDKTCEIEGIKAKLVNKDEILDCKDFIPIIIDENLDILNYIKPRALIDSILAKRNLGTNINMAPVVIAIGPGFCAGIDAHAVIESNRGHNLGKVILSGFTEENTGIPAEVKGIGAKRVIYANDNGIFKAIAKIGDIVKEEEIIAYIDNTPVKASISGLLRGIINDNFEVVKGLKIADIDPRISEYENCFSISDKARSIGGGVLEALMYFENRNKNG from the coding sequence ATGAGTGAATTTGTAATTATTAGAGGAGCGGGTGATATTGCTAGTGGTATTGCTGCTAGGCTTTTTAGAGCAGGTTTTAAGATACTTTTATTAGAATGTTTAAAACCAAGTTCAATTAGAACAAAAGTTTGTTTTTCTCAAGCAGTTTACGATAAAACTTGTGAAATAGAAGGTATAAAAGCGAAGTTAGTTAATAAAGATGAGATTTTAGATTGTAAAGATTTTATTCCTATTATAATTGATGAGAATTTAGATATTTTAAATTATATAAAACCAAGGGCTTTAATTGATTCAATTTTAGCTAAAAGGAATTTAGGAACAAATATTAATATGGCTCCTGTTGTGATTGCTATTGGACCTGGGTTTTGTGCTGGAATTGACGCTCACGCTGTAATCGAGAGTAATCGCGGCCATAATTTAGGCAAGGTTATTTTAAGTGGTTTTACTGAAGAAAATACAGGAATTCCTGCTGAAGTAAAAGGAATTGGAGCAAAAAGAGTAATCTATGCAAACGATAATGGAATCTTTAAAGCTATTGCTAAAATAGGTGATATTGTAAAAGAAGAAGAAATTATTGCATATATTGATAATACACCTGTTAAAGCTAGTATAAGTGGGCTTTTAAGAGGTATTATTAATGATAATTTTGAAGTAGTAAAGGGTCTTAAAATTGCAGATATTGACCCAAGAATTAGTGAATATGAAAATTGCTTTAGTATTTCAGATAAGGCTAGGAGCATAGGTGGTGGGGTTCTTGAAGCTTTGATGTATTTTGAAAATAGGAATAAAAATGGATGA
- a CDS encoding NTP transferase domain-containing protein, with amino-acid sequence MKGICIILAAGYSRRLGLNKSFLKYKNTYFIDLIIQKTLELNMDIKIVANENNYEYLKTNYKDFNVVLNAFNKGQNTSIKIALNNVLDYDYAIFLPIDQIFLKTNSIKTIISKYKENYIVVPRFNNINSLPTIFDKKYFKELCELDNDSGGRVLIQKYKDKVIFVDLYDELEGKDIDTKEDLRLIDE; translated from the coding sequence TTGAAAGGAATTTGTATTATCTTAGCAGCTGGATATTCAAGAAGGCTTGGTTTAAATAAATCATTTTTAAAATATAAAAATACTTATTTTATTGATTTGATTATTCAAAAAACTTTAGAGCTTAATATGGATATTAAAATAGTTGCTAATGAGAACAATTACGAGTATTTAAAGACAAATTATAAAGATTTTAATGTGGTTTTAAATGCCTTTAATAAGGGTCAAAATACAAGTATAAAAATAGCTTTAAATAATGTTTTAGATTATGATTACGCAATATTTTTACCGATTGATCAAATATTTTTAAAAACTAATTCAATAAAAACTATCATTTCAAAATATAAAGAAAATTATATTGTTGTTCCTAGATTTAATAATATTAATTCCTTGCCTACTATTTTTGATAAAAAATATTTTAAAGAATTGTGCGAATTAGATAATGATAGCGGTGGAAGAGTGCTAATTCAAAAATATAAAGATAAAGTAATTTTTGTTGATTTATATGATGAATTAGAAGGAAAAGATATAGATACTAAAGAAGATTTAAGGTTGATTGATGAGTGA
- the fabG gene encoding 3-oxoacyl-ACP reductase FabG: protein MKFSGKNVLITGASKGIGAEIARVLAGFGLKVWINYRSKPELAENLKQEIEKNGGKAAIICFDASCESDFTNAIKTIIDCDGELSYLVNNAGITKDKLVLRMSEADFDDVIKANLNSTFIGCKEAFKVMSKKRFGSVVNISSVVGEMGNAGQVNYSASKGGVIAMTKSFAKEAASREVRYNAITPGFIESDMTDVLSDEIKQTYYKAIPLARFGKPSEVANAVAFLLSDYSSYITGEILKVNGGMYV, encoded by the coding sequence ATGAAATTTAGTGGAAAAAATGTATTAATTACAGGTGCATCTAAAGGCATTGGTGCTGAAATAGCTAGAGTTTTAGCAGGATTTGGTCTAAAAGTATGGATTAATTATCGTTCAAAACCTGAACTTGCAGAGAATTTAAAACAAGAAATTGAAAAAAATGGTGGTAAAGCAGCAATTATTTGTTTTGATGCAAGTTGTGAAAGTGATTTTACAAATGCTATTAAAACAATAATTGATTGCGATGGAGAATTAAGTTATTTAGTAAATAATGCAGGAATTACAAAAGACAAATTAGTTTTAAGAATGAGCGAAGCTGATTTTGATGATGTTATAAAGGCTAATTTAAATTCAACTTTTATAGGTTGTAAAGAAGCATTTAAAGTAATGAGTAAAAAGCGTTTTGGTAGTGTTGTAAATATTAGTTCAGTTGTTGGTGAGATGGGAAATGCAGGTCAAGTAAATTATTCTGCTAGTAAAGGTGGAGTTATTGCTATGACTAAGTCTTTTGCTAAAGAAGCAGCTAGTAGAGAAGTTCGTTATAACGCAATTACTCCAGGATTTATAGAAAGTGATATGACAGATGTATTAAGTGATGAAATTAAACAAACTTATTATAAAGCAATTCCACTTGCTAGATTTGGTAAACCTAGCGAAGTTGCAAATGCAGTTGCGTTTTTGTTAAGTGATTATTCTAGTTATATTACAGGTGAGATTTTAAAAGTTAATGGCGGAATGTATGTGTAA
- a CDS encoding HAD family hydrolase, with translation MIIFFDLDGTLIDSTQPIITSLRKALESYNFNLSDEYIKTLIGMSTEGMFETIGVPKEQVADIVKLYRQNYKIYYKDGTSLLNGAKEAVKLASKNAKVGLVTTKSVYFAKEILKDFDILDDFSVVVGGDEVKYCKPNPEPIYKALSRLKGSEMLEINELKKEFDFSKIYMIGDTLNDTEAAKAAGVNAYVTLFEYTDINTLKQSCDKIFTTPLECVQDILKK, from the coding sequence ATGATTATATTTTTTGATTTAGATGGAACTTTAATCGATTCTACCCAGCCAATAATTACTAGTCTTAGAAAAGCCTTAGAAAGTTATAATTTTAATTTAAGTGATGAATATATAAAAACATTAATTGGAATGTCTACTGAAGGAATGTTTGAAACAATAGGAGTGCCAAAAGAGCAAGTTGCTGATATAGTTAAATTATATAGACAAAATTATAAAATATATTATAAAGACGGAACTAGTCTTTTAAATGGGGCAAAAGAAGCAGTAAAACTTGCTAGTAAAAATGCTAAAGTAGGATTAGTAACTACAAAATCTGTTTATTTTGCTAAAGAAATTTTAAAAGATTTTGACATTTTAGATGATTTTAGCGTAGTTGTGGGTGGTGATGAAGTAAAATACTGCAAACCAAATCCAGAACCAATTTATAAAGCACTAAGTCGTTTAAAAGGCTCTGAAATGCTTGAAATTAACGAACTTAAAAAAGAATTTGACTTTAGTAAAATTTATATGATAGGAGATACTTTAAACGATACAGAAGCTGCTAAAGCTGCTGGAGTGAATGCTTATGTAACTTTATTTGAATACACAGATATAAATACTCTCAAGCAAAGTTGCGATAAAATATTTACAACCCCACTTGAATGCGTTCAAGATATTTTAAAAAAATAA
- the acpP gene encoding acyl carrier protein — protein sequence MSIFEDVKKVIVEELGADEASITPDAKIIEDLGADSLDVVELIMALEEKFDISIPDEDGQKIATVNDIVKYIEAKKQ from the coding sequence ATGTCTATTTTTGAAGATGTTAAAAAAGTTATTGTAGAAGAATTAGGAGCTGATGAAGCTAGTATTACACCTGATGCTAAAATTATTGAAGATTTAGGTGCAGATTCACTTGATGTAGTTGAATTAATTATGGCTTTAGAAGAAAAATTTGATATTTCTATTCCTGATGAAGATGGTCAAAAAATCGCAACAGTTAATGATATAGTAAAATACATAGAAGCAAAAAAACAATAA
- the yqeC gene encoding selenium cofactor biosynthesis protein YqeC, with protein sequence MLNEALDIKYKDKIAIIGSGGKTTFAYNLAKQNQDKITILTTSTKMYEVKDINFNNLYNQTSITNLKKGVNLCGKIIDNKVNALDDFSDFYKNCDLFIYEADGAKELPYKVWKNNEPVILENTNKIIGIIPLHLLNYQLNENFIHRFDDFLKVFEVSKSDVLSIDLIEKICLKMFENISLNSDNFIFFNRCDDLKVLNELAKRLKNFRLLAGFLKEEKYIRLNF encoded by the coding sequence ATGCTAAATGAAGCTTTAGATATTAAATATAAAGACAAAATTGCGATTATAGGCTCTGGTGGGAAGACTACTTTTGCTTATAATCTAGCTAAACAAAATCAAGATAAAATCACAATTCTTACAACAAGTACAAAAATGTATGAAGTAAAAGATATAAATTTTAATAATCTATATAATCAAACAAGTATTACAAATCTTAAAAAAGGCGTTAATTTATGTGGAAAAATTATTGACAATAAAGTAAATGCTTTAGATGATTTTAGTGATTTTTATAAAAATTGTGATTTGTTTATATATGAAGCTGATGGAGCTAAGGAATTGCCTTATAAAGTTTGGAAAAATAATGAGCCTGTTATTTTAGAAAATACCAATAAAATAATAGGAATTATTCCACTTCATTTATTAAATTATCAATTAAATGAGAATTTCATTCATAGGTTTGATGATTTTTTGAAAGTATTTGAAGTGAGTAAAAGTGATGTTTTAAGTATTGATTTAATAGAAAAAATTTGTTTAAAAATGTTTGAAAATATTAGTTTAAATTCTGATAATTTTATTTTTTTTAATAGATGCGATGATTTAAAAGTATTAAATGAACTTGCAAAAAGATTAAAAAATTTTAGATTATTAGCTGGTTTTTTAAAAGAAGAAAAATATATAAGGCTTAATTTTTGA
- a CDS encoding MarR family transcriptional regulator, whose product MFFKKITYANRKIISKVNEILKPFNINATDWRVFYYLSSTKSASLSEICEFYQMDKAIASRICKKLEKANYLEISSSNDKREKIISLSLKGKELFFDANILISNYEKQICDDLDYAEFGLFINMLDKINKKL is encoded by the coding sequence ATGTTTTTTAAAAAAATTACCTATGCAAATAGAAAAATAATCAGTAAAGTAAATGAAATTTTAAAGCCATTTAATATTAATGCGACTGATTGGAGAGTGTTTTATTATCTTAGCTCAACAAAAAGTGCTAGTTTAAGTGAGATTTGTGAGTTTTATCAGATGGATAAGGCTATTGCGTCTAGGATTTGTAAGAAACTAGAAAAAGCAAATTATTTAGAAATTTCAAGCTCAAATGATAAAAGAGAAAAAATCATTTCACTTAGTTTAAAAGGCAAGGAATTGTTTTTTGATGCAAATATTTTAATTTCTAATTACGAAAAGCAAATTTGTGATGATTTAGACTATGCTGAATTTGGATTATTCATTAATATGCTTGATAAAATCAATAAAAAATTATAA
- a CDS encoding MFS transporter, with the protein MGLSKKYNIWNKNFICVFIINFVICLVFFITTIASTDFAKTILQSSTAIAGLANGIFVIGALLSRLYFGSIIDNINIKKVMIISLVLYFIPNLYYLFLSTNFELILSRLLAGMCYGACSCACGAAVARLVPSNKRGIGIGYYAVSVVLSSAIGPFLAVYLVGKNNFNLCFIISLISILIALISSVVIKVKRFRKHKINHVKKSFSIFNYIEKSVLGVAYVVFCMGFVYGAIIAFISSYSKELNLIEAGSLFFVFYACISVFSRPISGKVFDKIGADYVIVPSILFYVASLIILAYTNNSLMMYLSAIFCALGYGNATSSLQSLAIKLSPKEKMGLANSTFFIALDVGMGISPYLLGLIEPSYGHSRIYEICAGIILFSLILYYAFVMRKSKDFKKDLKDYEDNFLEKNHSDIIIKD; encoded by the coding sequence ATGGGATTATCCAAAAAGTATAATATTTGGAATAAGAATTTTATTTGTGTTTTTATTATTAATTTTGTTATTTGTTTAGTGTTTTTTATCACTACGATTGCTTCTACAGATTTTGCAAAAACTATATTACAATCTAGCACAGCAATAGCAGGTCTTGCTAATGGTATTTTTGTAATTGGAGCACTATTATCAAGACTTTATTTTGGCTCAATTATTGATAATATAAACATAAAAAAAGTTATGATTATTAGTTTAGTTTTGTATTTTATACCTAATTTATATTACTTGTTTTTATCAACTAATTTTGAATTAATATTATCAAGATTGCTTGCTGGTATGTGCTATGGTGCATGCTCTTGTGCTTGTGGTGCTGCAGTAGCTAGACTAGTGCCTAGCAATAAAAGAGGAATTGGTATAGGATATTATGCGGTTAGTGTTGTATTAAGTTCTGCTATTGGACCATTTTTAGCAGTATATTTAGTGGGTAAAAATAATTTTAATTTATGTTTTATAATTTCTTTAATTAGTATATTAATAGCATTAATTTCAAGTGTAGTAATAAAAGTTAAAAGATTTAGAAAACATAAGATAAATCATGTTAAAAAATCTTTTTCAATTTTTAATTATATTGAAAAATCGGTTTTGGGTGTTGCTTATGTTGTATTTTGTATGGGTTTTGTTTATGGAGCAATTATTGCTTTTATAAGTTCTTATTCAAAAGAGCTTAATTTAATTGAAGCAGGTTCATTATTTTTTGTATTTTATGCTTGTATTAGTGTGTTTTCAAGACCAATTTCAGGTAAAGTATTTGATAAAATAGGTGCAGATTATGTAATAGTTCCTTCTATTTTGTTTTATGTAGCAAGTTTAATAATTTTAGCTTATACAAACAATTCTTTAATGATGTATTTATCGGCTATTTTTTGTGCTTTAGGATATGGAAATGCCACTTCAAGTCTTCAATCACTTGCTATAAAATTATCTCCTAAAGAGAAAATGGGCTTAGCAAATTCAACATTTTTTATAGCTTTAGATGTTGGAATGGGTATTAGTCCTTATTTGTTAGGTTTGATTGAGCCTAGTTACGGGCATTCTAGGATTTATGAAATATGTGCGGGGATAATTTTGTTTTCTTTAATATTGTATTATGCTTTTGTTATGAGAAAATCAAAAGATTTTAAAAAAGATTTAAAAGATTATGAAGATAATTTTTTAGAAAAAAATCACTCGGATATTATCATTAAAGACTAG
- the xdhB gene encoding xanthine dehydrogenase subunit XdhB: MYYLSNYTEAKSVNEASRLLKTIDDSVLIAGGTDILIKLRSLDKKYANKHLIGINTLKELKTITIDDEFIHIGALCTFDDIENNEIIKNNLTNLKQAAALVGGPQIRNMATIGGNICNGATSADSASSLFTLDAILVIYNEDTRKEIAINDFYISSGVVKLEKGDILTSIKIPKKSFNGYVSKYIKFAQRNAMDIATIGVSVMLKTNNDEIIDLKLAYGVAAPTPIRAKESEKLAKGLKLTKDNIEKIANNILNETKARDSWRASKDFRNNLLTTLTKRAIYELIGKNYEN; the protein is encoded by the coding sequence ATGTATTATTTAAGTAATTACACGGAAGCAAAAAGCGTTAATGAAGCTAGTAGGTTATTAAAAACTATAGATGATTCGGTATTAATTGCAGGCGGAACTGATATTTTAATTAAACTTAGAAGTTTGGATAAAAAATACGCAAATAAGCATTTAATAGGAATTAATACTTTAAAAGAATTAAAAACTATAACAATTGATGATGAGTTTATTCATATAGGTGCATTATGCACTTTTGATGATATAGAAAATAATGAAATTATAAAAAATAATTTAACAAATCTCAAACAAGCAGCTGCTCTAGTTGGTGGCCCGCAAATTAGAAATATGGCTACAATAGGTGGAAATATTTGCAATGGTGCAACTTCTGCTGATAGTGCTTCAAGTCTTTTTACTCTTGATGCGATTTTAGTTATTTACAACGAAGACACACGCAAAGAAATTGCTATAAATGATTTTTATATTAGTTCTGGTGTTGTTAAATTAGAAAAAGGAGATATTTTAACAAGTATTAAAATTCCTAAAAAATCTTTTAATGGTTATGTTAGTAAATATATAAAATTTGCTCAAAGAAATGCTATGGATATAGCTACAATTGGAGTTAGTGTTATGTTAAAAACTAATAATGATGAGATAATTGATTTAAAATTAGCTTATGGAGTTGCTGCTCCTACTCCTATTAGAGCTAAAGAAAGTGAAAAATTAGCAAAAGGTTTAAAATTAACTAAAGATAATATTGAAAAAATTGCTAATAATATTTTAAATGAAACAAAGGCAAGAGATTCTTGGAGAGCTTCTAAAGATTTTAGAAATAATCTTTTAACAACGCTTACAAAAAGAGCTATTTATGAATTAATAGGAAAAAATTATGAAAATTAA
- a CDS encoding antibiotic biosynthesis monooxygenase, whose amino-acid sequence MKKILALILSLFGLSSNIYADDNINNKMLVRISVVEVYPEYLDEYLVIAKEVAEASIEKEKGVISIYPMMLVKNNNIINILEIYKDQESYNKHINSEHFQKYKKGTLHMVKSLELLDSYQLSDKNFKAIFKRQ is encoded by the coding sequence ATGAAAAAAATATTAGCTTTAATTTTATCGCTATTTGGATTATCTTCTAATATTTATGCTGATGATAATATTAATAATAAAATGTTGGTTAGAATTTCTGTTGTTGAAGTTTATCCAGAGTATCTTGATGAATACCTTGTTATTGCAAAAGAAGTTGCTGAAGCTTCAATTGAAAAAGAAAAGGGTGTAATATCTATTTATCCAATGATGCTTGTAAAAAATAATAATATAATTAATATTTTAGAAATTTATAAAGACCAAGAATCTTATAATAAACATATTAATTCCGAACATTTTCAAAAATATAAAAAAGGCACATTGCATATGGTAAAATCTCTTGAATTACTTGATTCTTATCAATTAAGTGATAAAAATTTTAAAGCAATTTTTAAAAGACAATAA
- a CDS encoding beta-ketoacyl-ACP synthase II codes for MRRVVVTGIGMINALGLDKESSFKAICDGKSGVGEITLFDTSDLSVKIAAEVKDFDPLTVLNAKDVKKADRFIQLGLHAAKEAISDANFKMVDGVISEVDLDEFGVVSAAGIGGLPNIEKNSNVCLQKGASRISPFFIPSALVNMLGGMASIDYKLKGPNLSCVTACAAGTHAIGEAYKTIVCNQANKMLVIGAESAICAVGIGGFASMKALSTKNDTPETASSPFDASRDGFVMGEGAAALVLEDYEDAKKRGARIYAEVIGFGESADANHITSPALDGPLRAMKKALCMAKGFDCSANKIKIDYINAHGTSTPANDKNETAAMKELFKDDMPLVSSTKGQTGHCLGAAGAIEAVICLMAMRDSIVPPTINYKNPDPDCDLDYVPNVARKHTIKTAMSNSFGFGGTNASVIFRKLD; via the coding sequence TTGAGAAGAGTAGTAGTAACTGGCATTGGAATGATAAATGCCCTTGGGCTTGATAAAGAAAGTTCGTTTAAGGCGATTTGTGATGGAAAAAGCGGTGTTGGAGAAATTACTCTTTTTGATACCAGTGATTTAAGTGTTAAAATTGCCGCAGAAGTTAAGGATTTCGATCCTTTAACAGTATTAAATGCAAAAGATGTTAAAAAAGCTGATAGATTTATTCAACTTGGATTACACGCTGCAAAAGAAGCTATAAGTGATGCTAATTTTAAAATGGTTGATGGCGTGATTAGTGAAGTTGATTTAGATGAATTTGGAGTAGTAAGTGCAGCAGGAATTGGTGGCTTACCTAATATTGAGAAAAATTCTAATGTATGTTTGCAAAAGGGCGCAAGCAGGATTTCGCCTTTTTTCATACCTTCAGCTCTAGTTAATATGCTAGGGGGAATGGCTTCAATTGATTATAAATTGAAAGGTCCAAATTTATCTTGTGTAACTGCTTGTGCAGCAGGAACTCATGCAATTGGCGAAGCTTATAAAACAATAGTTTGTAATCAAGCAAATAAAATGTTAGTAATTGGAGCTGAATCAGCTATTTGTGCAGTAGGTATAGGTGGATTTGCTTCAATGAAAGCTTTATCTACTAAAAATGATACTCCAGAAACAGCTAGTAGTCCATTTGATGCTAGTAGAGATGGCTTTGTTATGGGAGAAGGTGCAGCTGCTCTTGTTTTAGAAGATTATGAAGATGCTAAAAAAAGAGGTGCTAGAATATATGCTGAAGTTATAGGGTTTGGTGAAAGTGCAGATGCAAATCATATAACTTCTCCAGCTTTAGATGGCCCATTAAGAGCTATGAAAAAAGCTTTATGTATGGCAAAGGGATTTGATTGCTCTGCTAATAAAATTAAAATTGATTATATTAATGCACACGGAACATCAACTCCAGCTAATGATAAAAATGAAACAGCAGCAATGAAAGAATTGTTTAAAGATGATATGCCTTTAGTAAGTTCTACAAAAGGTCAAACAGGACATTGTTTAGGTGCTGCTGGTGCTATTGAAGCAGTAATTTGTCTAATGGCTATGAGAGATAGTATAGTTCCACCTACAATAAATTATAAAAACCCTGACCCTGATTGTGATTTAGATTATGTGCCTAATGTGGCTAGAAAGCATACAATTAAAACAGCTATGAGTAATTCGTTTGGTTTTGGTGGAACGAATGCTTCAGTGATTTTTAGAAAATTGGATTAA
- a CDS encoding XdhC/CoxI family protein, with protein MDELIIKEIYKRCEKNEKIALITLTKSSGSTPRNAGSMMALFSDGTSIGSIGGGKLEFEVLKEAKECLENNKSKIFNHELTPNGDLKMQCGGLASGYIKIINQKAKLIICGAGHIGKEILFLSKYLGFYSILIDDRQDYLQGLANEEYFSNYEDLSFLDIDDNTYVIIVTKSHLDDYKCLKNVIDKNAKYVGVIGSKTKHKFIKDELIKDNFSTELFNKIYAPIGLDIANQEPREIAFSILSEVLLIKNQGKLAHKKNFNP; from the coding sequence ATGGATGAATTGATAATAAAAGAAATATATAAAAGATGTGAGAAAAATGAAAAAATTGCATTAATAACTCTTACCAAATCAAGTGGCAGCACTCCTAGAAATGCAGGTTCTATGATGGCTTTATTTAGCGATGGCACAAGCATTGGAAGTATAGGTGGTGGTAAATTAGAATTTGAAGTTTTAAAAGAAGCTAAAGAATGTTTAGAAAATAATAAAAGTAAAATTTTTAATCACGAATTAACACCGAATGGAGATTTAAAAATGCAGTGCGGCGGGCTTGCAAGTGGTTATATAAAAATTATTAATCAAAAAGCAAAATTAATAATATGTGGAGCAGGACATATTGGTAAAGAAATATTATTTTTATCAAAATATTTAGGTTTTTATTCCATTTTAATTGATGATAGGCAAGATTATTTGCAAGGTTTAGCAAATGAAGAATATTTCAGCAATTATGAAGATTTGAGTTTTTTAGATATTGATGATAATACTTATGTAATTATTGTTACAAAATCTCATTTAGATGATTATAAATGCTTAAAAAATGTAATAGATAAAAATGCAAAATATGTTGGTGTTATTGGAAGTAAAACTAAACATAAATTCATTAAAGATGAGCTGATTAAAGATAATTTTAGTACCGAATTATTTAATAAAATTTATGCTCCAATAGGTTTAGACATTGCAAATCAGGAGCCAAGAGAAATTGCGTTTAGTATTTTAAGTGAGGTTTTACTTATCAAAAATCAAGGTAAATTAGCACATAAAAAAAATTTTAATCCCTAA